In one window of Vibrio sp. JC009 DNA:
- a CDS encoding ParA family protein has translation MGRIIAIANQKGGVGKTTTCVNLAASMAATKRKVLVIDLDPQGNATMASGVDKYQIDATAYDLLVEDTPFDEVVCRKTTGGYDLVAANGDVTAAEIKLMEVFAREVRLKNALAMVRDNYDFIFIDCPPALNLLTINAMAAADSVLVPMQCEYFALEGLTALMDTISKLAAVVNENLKIEGLLRTMFDPRNRLSNEVSDQLKKHFGDKVYRTVIPRNVRLAEAPSHGRPAMYYDKHSAGAKAYLALAGEMLRREEVPA, from the coding sequence GTGGGAAGAATCATAGCAATTGCTAACCAGAAAGGTGGTGTAGGTAAAACCACCACTTGTGTGAATCTGGCTGCATCAATGGCAGCGACAAAACGTAAAGTTCTGGTTATCGACCTCGACCCTCAGGGGAATGCTACAATGGCTAGCGGTGTCGACAAATATCAAATCGACGCAACAGCTTATGATTTGTTAGTGGAAGATACTCCGTTTGATGAGGTGGTTTGCCGTAAGACAACAGGTGGCTATGACCTTGTTGCGGCAAACGGAGATGTTACCGCTGCAGAAATCAAATTGATGGAAGTGTTTGCACGTGAAGTCAGGCTGAAAAATGCTTTAGCCATGGTTCGCGATAACTATGATTTCATCTTTATAGATTGTCCCCCGGCTCTAAACCTACTTACAATCAATGCCATGGCCGCAGCAGATTCAGTGCTGGTTCCTATGCAGTGTGAGTACTTTGCACTGGAAGGATTAACCGCTCTGATGGATACCATCAGTAAACTGGCTGCAGTGGTGAATGAGAACTTGAAGATTGAAGGACTGCTGAGAACTATGTTTGATCCGCGTAACCGCTTATCAAACGAGGTATCAGATCAACTCAAGAAGCACTTTGGTGATAAGGTTTACAGAACTGTTATTCCTCGAAACGTGCGACTTGCCGAAGCTCCAAGTCATGGCAGACCCGCTATGTATTACGACAAACATTCAGCAGGAGCCAAAGCTTATTTAGCTTTAGCAGGGGAAATGCTTCGTCGCGAAGAAGTACCCGCATAA
- the rsmG gene encoding 16S rRNA (guanine(527)-N(7))-methyltransferase RsmG — protein MSQLRAKLDSLIEKTDLEVSEKQREELVGYVELLHKWNKAYNLTSVRDPMDMLVKHILDSLVVSPHLNGKRFIDVGTGPGLPGIPLAIMNPDCEFVLLDSLGKRIRFIKQVLHELKIDNVTPVQSRVEEYQPEEKFDAVLSRAFASMTDMVEWCRHLPKETTGKFLALKGQYSEQEVALLPNWCNVIEIKALEVPELEGERHLVILSA, from the coding sequence ATGAGTCAGCTTAGAGCAAAACTGGATTCGCTGATCGAGAAAACCGATCTTGAGGTGAGTGAGAAGCAGCGTGAGGAACTGGTTGGTTACGTTGAACTGCTTCACAAGTGGAATAAGGCTTACAACCTGACCTCTGTTCGAGATCCTATGGATATGTTAGTGAAACATATTCTTGATAGCCTAGTTGTCAGCCCGCACCTGAACGGGAAACGTTTTATTGATGTGGGAACCGGGCCCGGGTTACCCGGAATACCGCTGGCAATTATGAATCCGGACTGTGAGTTTGTCCTTTTAGACAGTCTGGGAAAAAGAATCCGTTTTATTAAACAGGTTCTGCATGAACTGAAAATCGACAACGTGACTCCGGTACAGAGCCGCGTTGAAGAGTATCAGCCCGAAGAGAAGTTTGATGCGGTTCTAAGCCGTGCCTTTGCTTCCATGACGGACATGGTGGAGTGGTGCCGCCATCTCCCAAAAGAGACAACTGGCAAATTTCTGGCTCTCAAGGGTCAGTATTCGGAGCAAGAAGTTGCGCTTCTGCCTAATTGGTGTAATGTGATCGAAATCAAAGCTTTGGAAGTTCCTGAGTTAGAAGGTGAAAGACATCTAGTAATCTTAAGCGCTTAA
- the mnmG gene encoding tRNA uridine-5-carboxymethylaminomethyl(34) synthesis enzyme MnmG yields MLYHETFDVIVVGGGHAGTEAALAAARTGQKTLLLTHNIDTLGQMSCNPAIGGIGKGHLVKEVDALGGLMAQAIDKSGIQFRTLNASKGPAVRATRAQADRALYKAEVRYVLENTPNLTLFQQPADDLIVEGDRVLGVVTQMGLKFHAKAVVLTVGTFLGGKIHIGMESSSGGRAGDPPSIALADRLRELPLRVDRLKTGTPPRIDANTVDFSVLEAQHGDDPTPVFSFLGNRTQHPRQIPCYITHTNEQTHDVIRSNLDRSPMYAGVIEGIGPRYCPSIEDKVMRFADKNSHQIFIEPEGLTTNELYPNGISTSLPFDVQVQIVRSMKGFENAHIVRPGYAIEYDFFDPRDLKKTYENKYINGLFFAGQINGTTGYEEAAAQGLMAGLNAGLYAQEKEGWSPRRDEAYMGVLIDDLSTMGTKEPYRMFTSRAEYRLLLREDNADLRLTEKGRELGLVDDVRWARFNEKVENMEKERQRLKETWMNPKSEGVEALNALLKTPMSREASGEDLLRRPEVSYEQLTSLEAFAPALDDEQAAEQVEIQVKYEGYIERQKGEIEKNLRHENTKIPADFDYDTVQGLSNEVVAKLKDAKPETIGVASRISGITPAAISIVLVYLKKQGLLKKGEE; encoded by the coding sequence ATGCTTTATCATGAAACGTTTGATGTCATCGTTGTTGGTGGCGGACATGCCGGAACGGAAGCCGCACTGGCAGCTGCACGAACAGGACAAAAAACTCTGTTGCTTACCCACAATATCGATACACTGGGGCAGATGTCCTGTAATCCGGCTATCGGTGGTATAGGGAAAGGTCACCTGGTAAAAGAAGTTGATGCTTTAGGTGGCCTGATGGCACAGGCGATTGATAAGTCTGGTATTCAATTCCGTACTCTTAACGCTTCAAAAGGTCCAGCTGTTCGGGCGACTCGCGCTCAGGCAGACAGAGCCTTGTATAAAGCTGAGGTTCGTTATGTACTGGAAAATACCCCAAACCTTACTTTATTCCAGCAGCCGGCCGATGATCTTATTGTTGAAGGCGATCGTGTCCTTGGTGTTGTTACTCAGATGGGCCTTAAATTCCACGCCAAAGCCGTTGTACTGACCGTTGGCACCTTCCTTGGGGGTAAGATTCATATTGGTATGGAAAGCTCCTCAGGAGGCCGCGCAGGCGATCCACCTTCGATCGCACTGGCGGATCGTTTAAGAGAGCTTCCGTTACGGGTTGATCGTCTGAAGACGGGCACCCCTCCACGAATCGATGCCAATACCGTTGATTTCTCTGTTCTTGAAGCGCAGCACGGTGATGATCCGACACCGGTATTTTCTTTCCTGGGGAACCGAACGCAGCATCCGCGTCAGATCCCTTGCTACATCACTCATACCAATGAGCAGACACACGATGTGATCCGTTCAAACCTGGATCGCAGTCCTATGTACGCCGGTGTGATTGAAGGTATCGGACCGCGTTACTGTCCTTCTATCGAAGACAAGGTGATGCGCTTTGCGGATAAAAACAGCCATCAGATATTTATTGAACCTGAAGGCCTGACAACCAATGAACTCTATCCAAACGGTATCTCTACCAGTCTGCCGTTTGATGTGCAGGTTCAGATTGTCCGCTCAATGAAAGGCTTTGAAAATGCGCATATCGTGCGCCCGGGTTATGCCATTGAGTATGATTTCTTTGATCCGAGAGATCTGAAGAAAACCTATGAAAATAAGTACATTAACGGCCTGTTCTTTGCCGGTCAGATTAACGGCACCACAGGTTATGAAGAAGCGGCCGCTCAGGGCCTGATGGCCGGTCTGAATGCCGGGCTTTATGCTCAGGAGAAAGAGGGCTGGAGCCCGAGACGGGATGAGGCTTATATGGGCGTACTGATTGACGATCTGTCGACCATGGGCACCAAAGAACCATACCGTATGTTTACTTCCCGTGCCGAATACCGTCTGCTTTTGCGTGAAGACAACGCTGATCTTCGTCTGACTGAAAAGGGACGTGAGCTTGGTCTGGTTGACGATGTTCGCTGGGCCCGTTTCAACGAAAAAGTTGAAAATATGGAGAAGGAGCGTCAGCGTCTGAAAGAGACCTGGATGAATCCTAAATCTGAAGGTGTTGAAGCACTTAATGCGTTGCTTAAGACGCCAATGTCCCGCGAAGCAAGTGGTGAAGATCTGCTGCGCAGACCGGAAGTTTCTTATGAGCAACTGACTTCTCTTGAAGCTTTTGCTCCGGCACTTGACGATGAGCAGGCTGCTGAGCAGGTGGAAATTCAGGTTAAATATGAAGGTTATATCGAGCGCCAGAAAGGTGAAATCGAGAAAAACCTTCGCCATGAAAATACTAAGATTCCGGCTGACTTTGATTACGACACGGTTCAGGGGCTTTCAAACGAGGTTGTGGCCAAGCTGAAAGATGCTAAGCCGGAAACCATTGGAGTTGCATCCCGTATTTCAGGTATTACCCCGGCGGCTATTTCTATCGTTCTGGTTTATCTGAAGAAGCAGGGCCTGCTAAAAAAGGGTGAAGAATAA
- the mioC gene encoding FMN-binding protein MioC, with the protein MIQIITGSTLGGAEYVGDHLSDILKENGYQTEIHNNPALDEIPTSGTWLIITSTHGAGDYPENIQPFINSLQSAPPKMTDVKFAVIAIGDSSYDTFCSAGKHAYNLLSDIGATPVADCFCIDVVENPVPEDPAEEWLSEQLKNL; encoded by the coding sequence ATGATCCAAATTATCACCGGAAGCACACTGGGCGGAGCCGAGTACGTCGGCGATCATCTTAGCGATATTCTGAAAGAAAACGGATACCAGACTGAGATCCACAATAATCCGGCTTTAGATGAGATTCCCACCAGCGGAACCTGGCTGATCATCACTTCTACACATGGTGCCGGCGATTATCCGGAAAATATCCAACCATTTATAAACAGCCTGCAATCAGCCCCGCCTAAGATGACAGATGTTAAATTTGCCGTTATTGCAATTGGTGACTCCAGCTATGACACCTTCTGCTCCGCTGGTAAACATGCCTACAATTTGCTGAGTGATATAGGGGCAACACCTGTTGCAGACTGCTTCTGTATTGATGTTGTTGAAAACCCGGTCCCTGAAGATCCGGCAGAAGAGTGGTTGTCGGAACAGCTTAAAAACTTATAA
- the mnmE gene encoding tRNA uridine-5-carboxymethylaminomethyl(34) synthesis GTPase MnmE → MTTDTIVAQATAPGRGGVGIIRVSGPLAEQVAQEVTGKKLKPRYAEYLPFKTSDGIELDQGIALFFPNPNSFTGEDVLELQGHGGPVVMDMLIKRILEISGVRPARPGEFSERAFLNDKMDLTQAEAIADLIDASSEEAAKSALQSLQGQFSKRINTLVESLIHLRIYVEAAIDFPEEEIDFLSGGKVSGDLQTIIDNLEAVRKEANQGAIMREGMKVVIAGRPNAGKSSLLNALSGKDSAIVTDIAGTTRDVLREHIHIDGMPLHIIDTAGLRDASDEVEKIGIDRAWDEIAQADRVLFMVDGTTTDATDPKDIWPDFIDRLPEDIGMTVIRNKADQTQEDLGICHVNSPTLIRLSAKTGEGVDALRNHLKECMGFSGNSEGGFMARRRHLDALEKAAEHLDIGQQQLEGFMAGEILAEELRIAQQHLNEITGEFSSDDLLGRIFSSFCIGK, encoded by the coding sequence AGCACAGGAAGTTACCGGTAAGAAACTGAAACCCCGTTATGCAGAATATCTGCCGTTTAAAACTTCGGATGGCATAGAACTGGATCAGGGCATTGCGCTGTTCTTCCCTAATCCAAACTCTTTTACCGGTGAGGATGTACTGGAACTTCAGGGTCACGGTGGCCCGGTTGTTATGGATATGCTGATTAAGCGTATTCTGGAAATCTCAGGAGTTCGTCCGGCTCGTCCCGGTGAGTTCTCAGAAAGAGCTTTCCTTAACGATAAGATGGATCTGACTCAGGCAGAAGCCATTGCCGACCTTATTGATGCCAGTTCAGAGGAGGCAGCAAAGTCAGCACTTCAGTCGCTTCAGGGACAGTTCTCCAAGCGAATTAATACGCTGGTGGAATCTCTGATCCATCTGCGAATCTATGTTGAGGCAGCCATTGATTTTCCGGAGGAGGAGATCGACTTTCTTTCCGGCGGCAAAGTGAGTGGTGACTTACAAACCATTATTGATAACCTGGAAGCAGTGCGGAAAGAGGCCAACCAGGGCGCGATTATGCGTGAAGGTATGAAGGTGGTAATTGCCGGACGTCCGAATGCCGGTAAGTCCAGCCTGCTTAATGCCCTGTCTGGTAAAGACTCTGCCATTGTTACCGATATTGCCGGTACAACGCGAGATGTGTTGCGTGAGCATATTCATATTGACGGTATGCCACTGCATATTATCGACACTGCCGGTCTGCGGGATGCTTCTGATGAAGTGGAAAAGATCGGTATTGACCGCGCATGGGATGAAATAGCTCAGGCTGACCGGGTACTGTTTATGGTGGATGGCACCACCACAGATGCCACAGATCCAAAGGATATCTGGCCGGACTTTATTGATCGCCTGCCGGAAGATATCGGCATGACAGTTATCCGCAACAAAGCCGATCAAACCCAAGAGGATCTGGGTATCTGTCATGTTAACTCCCCTACTCTTATCCGTCTTTCAGCCAAAACCGGCGAAGGTGTGGATGCACTGCGTAACCACCTGAAAGAATGTATGGGCTTCTCAGGCAACAGTGAAGGCGGCTTTATGGCCCGCAGACGCCACCTTGATGCCCTGGAAAAAGCGGCTGAGCACCTGGATATAGGCCAGCAGCAGCTTGAAGGCTTTATGGCAGGTGAGATTCTTGCTGAAGAGCTTCGTATCGCACAGCAACACCTGAATGAGATTACCGGTGAGTTCAGTTCAGACGATCTGCTGGGAAGAATATTCTCTTCATTCTGTATCGGAAAATAA